A single genomic interval of Hydractinia symbiolongicarpus strain clone_291-10 chromosome 8, HSymV2.1, whole genome shotgun sequence harbors:
- the LOC130654824 gene encoding testin-like isoform X2 produces the protein MAGRKVDAKNEDVPERHLAHERGAGAPCLKCGPACDGLDLHFWRKICKVCYCKYEDHDVKQEEEIHHDIVRNIFRKERGLEENIGKLEIADLKNEPVIGENVKANFIQVPEVSSAAVMAKYLDAIPKDKAAHHDEAGAQYRSKQLAKQLPAHDFDEAFCDNLTDAEREKMKNFNERRNEEAAGQGEIKEKTPQEVTQWVCERCNKHLLSGEVAIFAERAGKDKCWHPGCFVCSTCTEMLVDLIYFYKDDKIYCGRHYGELTRVRCAACDELIFTKEYTQAENQNWHIKHFCCFNCDTALGGHKYVAREEKPYCMKCYDQLFAKVCAACRQKIPADGKRVSYKESHWHATEDCFKCVTCKTPMLGHQFIYKDSSVFCTPACAKKR, from the exons ATGGCTGGAAGAAAAGTTGACGCAAAAAACGAAGATGTTCCCGAG cgTCATCTTGCACATGAAAGGGGGGCTGGTGCACCGTGCTTAAAATGTGGACCTGCATGTGATGGTTTAGATTTACATTTCTGGAG AAAAATTTGCAAGGTTTGTTACTGCAAATATGAAGACCATGATGTCAAACAGGAAGAAGAGATTCACCACGATATCGTGCGCAACATCTTTCGTAAAGAACGCGGACTGGAAGAAAACATAGGAAAGTTGGAGATTGCTGACTTAAAGAACGAACCTGTGATCGGAGAAAATGTGAAAGCAAATTTTATTCAAGTGCCAGAAGTATCATCTGCAGCTGTC ATGGCGAAATATTTGGATGCTATCCCTAAAGACAAAGCCGCCCATCACGACGAAGCAGGTGCGCAGTACCGAAGTAAACAGTTGGCCAAGCAGCTACCTGCACATGATTTCGATGAAGCGTTTTGCGATAACCTAACCGATGCAGAAAGagagaaaatgaaaaattttaacgAACGCAGAAATGAAGAGGCAGCTGGCCAGGGAGAGATTAAAGAAAAGACACCACAGGAAGTGACGCAATGG GTTTGTGAGCGATGCAACAAACACCTTCTTAGCGGAGAGGTGGCTATTTTCGCCGAACGCGCGGGCAAGGATAAATGCTGGCACCCGGGATGTTTCGTATGTTCGACATGCACTGAAATGCTTGTTGACCTTATTTACTTCTACAAGGACGACAAGATCTATTGTGGTCGGCATTATGGTGAGCTTACTCGTGTCCGTTGTGCTGCATGTGATGAG CTGATTTTCACCAAAGAATACACACAAGCTGAAAATCAAAACTGGCACATCAAACATTTCTGTTGTTTTAACTGCGACACGGCCCTGGGTGGACACAAGTACGTGGCGCGCGAAGAAAAGCCATATTGTATGAAGTGTTACGATCAACTATTCGCGAAGGTCTGTGCGGCGTGCAGGCAAAAGATTCCAGCTGATGGGAAACGCGTGTCTTATAAGGAAAGTCACTGGCACGCAACTGAGGATTGTTTTAAATGTGTCACTTGTAAGACGCCCATGCTTGGTCATCAATTTATATATAAGGACTCAAGTGTCTTCTGCACCCCCGCTTGTGCAAAGAAACGATAG
- the LOC130654824 gene encoding testin-like isoform X1 — protein sequence MVKSLSNNNKMATIAARREVFNGKEIIRQQEIGRHLAHERGAGAPCLKCGPACDGLDLHFWRKICKVCYCKYEDHDVKQEEEIHHDIVRNIFRKERGLEENIGKLEIADLKNEPVIGENVKANFIQVPEVSSAAVMAKYLDAIPKDKAAHHDEAGAQYRSKQLAKQLPAHDFDEAFCDNLTDAEREKMKNFNERRNEEAAGQGEIKEKTPQEVTQWVCERCNKHLLSGEVAIFAERAGKDKCWHPGCFVCSTCTEMLVDLIYFYKDDKIYCGRHYGELTRVRCAACDELIFTKEYTQAENQNWHIKHFCCFNCDTALGGHKYVAREEKPYCMKCYDQLFAKVCAACRQKIPADGKRVSYKESHWHATEDCFKCVTCKTPMLGHQFIYKDSSVFCTPACAKKR from the exons ATGGTAAAAAGTTTAtcgaataataacaaaatggcTACTATAGCTGCGAGGCGGGAGGTTTTTAACGGAAAAGAGATTATTAGACAGCAAGAAATTGGG cgTCATCTTGCACATGAAAGGGGGGCTGGTGCACCGTGCTTAAAATGTGGACCTGCATGTGATGGTTTAGATTTACATTTCTGGAG AAAAATTTGCAAGGTTTGTTACTGCAAATATGAAGACCATGATGTCAAACAGGAAGAAGAGATTCACCACGATATCGTGCGCAACATCTTTCGTAAAGAACGCGGACTGGAAGAAAACATAGGAAAGTTGGAGATTGCTGACTTAAAGAACGAACCTGTGATCGGAGAAAATGTGAAAGCAAATTTTATTCAAGTGCCAGAAGTATCATCTGCAGCTGTC ATGGCGAAATATTTGGATGCTATCCCTAAAGACAAAGCCGCCCATCACGACGAAGCAGGTGCGCAGTACCGAAGTAAACAGTTGGCCAAGCAGCTACCTGCACATGATTTCGATGAAGCGTTTTGCGATAACCTAACCGATGCAGAAAGagagaaaatgaaaaattttaacgAACGCAGAAATGAAGAGGCAGCTGGCCAGGGAGAGATTAAAGAAAAGACACCACAGGAAGTGACGCAATGG GTTTGTGAGCGATGCAACAAACACCTTCTTAGCGGAGAGGTGGCTATTTTCGCCGAACGCGCGGGCAAGGATAAATGCTGGCACCCGGGATGTTTCGTATGTTCGACATGCACTGAAATGCTTGTTGACCTTATTTACTTCTACAAGGACGACAAGATCTATTGTGGTCGGCATTATGGTGAGCTTACTCGTGTCCGTTGTGCTGCATGTGATGAG CTGATTTTCACCAAAGAATACACACAAGCTGAAAATCAAAACTGGCACATCAAACATTTCTGTTGTTTTAACTGCGACACGGCCCTGGGTGGACACAAGTACGTGGCGCGCGAAGAAAAGCCATATTGTATGAAGTGTTACGATCAACTATTCGCGAAGGTCTGTGCGGCGTGCAGGCAAAAGATTCCAGCTGATGGGAAACGCGTGTCTTATAAGGAAAGTCACTGGCACGCAACTGAGGATTGTTTTAAATGTGTCACTTGTAAGACGCCCATGCTTGGTCATCAATTTATATATAAGGACTCAAGTGTCTTCTGCACCCCCGCTTGTGCAAAGAAACGATAG